DNA from Roseimicrobium sp. ORNL1:
ATATCTTCGACTTCGATCGGGACGAAGAAGGCACGTTCGTGGTGATGGAGATGCTGGAGGGCAAGACCCTCAAGGAAGCACTCGACCGCGGCGCGCTCACTTGGGAAGACTTCCATCGTCTCGTGCGCCAGACCTTGGATGCCATCGTCGCTGCTCACAAAGCGGACATCCTGCACCGCGACCTCAAGCCAGAGAACATTTTTCTCAAGCGCACGATCACCGGCTCCTGGACGGTGAAGGTGCTGGACTTCGGTCTTGCCAAACTTTCCCAAACACCCAGCCGCCAGACCATGGACGGCAAGGGGAACGTCTTCGGCTCCATCTATTATATGGCTCCGGAGCAGTTCCGGCGTGAGGCGCTTGATGTACGCACGGATATTTATGCCTTGGGCTGCCTCTTCTACCAGGCGCTGACCCAGCGCTTCCCCTTCGAGGGGGACAACATGGCCGGCACCATGGACGCCCACCTGAATCATCTGGTGAAGTCCGTGGAACTACGGCGTAAAGACACGCCGCCCGCTGTGGCTGCATGGCTGATGAAGATGATTTCCGCGGATCGCAAGGAGCGTCCCTCCACGGCCCTGATCGCACGCAAGGAATTCGAAGACGCGTTGGATGGCAAAATGCCGGTGCCCAACGGCATGGTGGCCCTGCCACCTTCGGTCACTGGCTCCACACGGACTTCCACGACATCATCTGGACCGCCTCCCGCTCCAGTGGCGCGCCCTCCGATGACGATGGCTTCGGGGAGAGCGTCGGCCCATTCCAATGGCAACGGCTCCTCGGGTGGCATCGCGGTGGCGGCTGAAGCACCGACTCATCGCAATCCGCCGACGCAACGCGGTGCGCCTACACAGCGCGGAGCTCCCACCGCCTCTCCCGCGCGCGCCACATCCGGTGTGGTGACCGTGAATCCGCGTCCCGTCATGTCCACTGCTGCAGTGACGCATTCTGAAGATGCCGGCGCATGGGCGAAGTACAAAAATTACGTCCTCGCCGGGGTGCCCGTGCTGCTCGCCGTGGGCTTCTTTGTCTTCATCATGGGGCGCGGCGAGGAAACCAAAGCGGCGGGAACCCCAAGCACATCAACGACGCCGAAGCCAGCTACGCCGGCGGCTGCGTCCACGCCGTCTGCACCTTCGTCCTCATCGAATTCTCAGTCCGGTTGGCCCTCGTCGCTGCCCAAGGCTGTGGCTCTCACGCTGCCCTTGGAAGACCAGCTCGTGTGGCGCTGCCGTGCAGACACGGAAATCTGGCACAAGGGTCTCAGTGGCAATGAGGACCGCAGGGTTCCCACCGGCCAGGGAGCGCGCATTCATGTGTGGAAGAGCATCGCTCCCGTCCTGAAGGAAGTGTGGATGAGAGGTTATGACAACACCCCCGAACATCTTCCCGCGGTGACGGTGGGAGATTGCAACGGACCAGGGACCACGCGCACGCGAATCAGCTTCGCTGGCGAGGCGGGCCTTCGCAATATTCTCGACTCCAGTGCGGCGCTTAAGGTTCCAGGGAATGGCGTAGCCGGTTCGACTGGCGTCACCGTCGCGGTGGTCTTTCGCGCCAATGCGTCCAAGAAGGACAAGTCCATCCGTCCGGTACTCCTGAGCTCCAGCTGGTCCAAGGATACCCTCAGCATCCACCACAGTCATATCGCCGGCCAGTACTGGGCGCGCGTGCAGCATGGGGAAACGCTGGTGCTGCCGCTGGTGCGCCCTGCCACCTTTGAGAAGAAGGGCTCGCCCTGGATGTGGTCGGTGGTCGTCGCTGTGTGGGATGCCAAGGCTGGCAAGGTGCGTGTGGCAGTCCGCTCTCCAGATGGGAAGATCACCCACTCGGATGAGGCTTCCCTGCCGACTGGCATGCCGATGATGGATCAGCTCACCTTTGGCTACTATCCGCTTCCCTCCGACACCAAGCTGGAGAAGGACGAGAAGTTCGACGGCGACATGACGGAAGTGGCCGTGTACCAGCATGCGCTTGACAAGGGCAATCAGGAGAAGGTGCTCAACGGCCTTTGGGATTGCTACTTCCTGCAGCGGTAATTTTTGCTGATTTCAGCTTTCGCTTGCCTCAGGGACCTGCACTGCAGGTCCCTGTTTGTTTTAGGATTGGGGCGCCGGAGGGGATGGGGTGGTGTAACCCGAAAGCACTTCGTGAGTAGGGGAATCGTGCAAAAGGGGATCATTGTTCGATTCCGAACAAAGAATAGTAATTGACTCATGCTGCGAACCAGTCTCAATGAAGGTGAGACTCAGACGCAATTGCGACTGCTCAACGCTTATTGCGACTGAGTCTTGGCACCAATACTCCACTAGACTCAGAACCAACACACATGAAGAGACGCAGCTCCCGCAGCAAGTCTTCTACTCGCAGACACGCGACCGAAGGTCTTGCCGTTACTACGACGCTCCTTTGCGCAGCCGGCAATCTGGCGGCCCAGAATGCCGCTCCTGCCCCCACAGCTCCCACGAACGCCACCACACTTCCCCCCGTGGTCGTGGAAGGCTCCCAGGACAAGGTTTACAAGCCCGAGCGCGTTGAGTCGCCCAAGATCCAGGGCCCGCTTCGCGACGTTCCCCAGACCATCACCGTCATCCCGGAAGCGGTCATCAAGGAGCAGAACGCAACCTCCCTTCGCGACGTGCTGCGCAACGTCCCCGGCATCTCCATCCAGGCGGGTGAAGGTGGCGGCGGCCCTGCCGGTGACAACCTTTCCATCCGTGGCTTCAACGCCAAGACCGACATCTTCGTGGACAACGTCCGCGACTTCGGTGGCTACACCCGTGACCCCTTCAACTTCCAACAGGTGGAAGTGTTCAAGGGACCTTCCTCCACCAACGCCGGTCGTGGATCCACCGGTGGTTCCATCAACCTCGTCTCCAAAGCCGCTCAGCTTCAGCCCTTCTATGCAGCAGATGTGGGCGGCGGCACGGACAACTACTTCCGTGCTACGCTGGACGTCAACCAGCCTCTCTGGACCAACCAGGCACCCGGCACGCCGCTGCCTGCTCCTGTGTCCGGCAAGGGCGTGGTGAACGTCTCTGGCAAGGGTGCAAAGTCCGTGGCTCCCGTGGCCCCCGGCCCGGAAACCGGTGCTGCGCTGCGCTTGAATGGCCTCTACCATCACGCCGATATCCCCGGCCGTGACTACGTGGAAGATGAACGCTGGGGCCTTGCAGGTTCCCTCGTGTTCGGCCTTGGTACAGACACCCGTCTTACCCTGAACTATTTCCACCTTGAGCAGGACAACCAGCCTGACTACGGCATCCCGTGGGTGCCGGACACCGTCACCAGCCTGAGCAAGTATGCGAACAAGGCCGCTCCGGTGCCCTTCCACAACTACTACGGTCTGACGGATCGCGACTACGAAGAAATCAGCACGGACATCGGCACTGCCATCTTCGAGCATGACTTCTCGGACAACCTGCGCCTCCGCAGCCTGTTCCGCGTGGGCCGCACCACTCGTGACTCCATCATCTCCGCGCCGCGTTTTGCTGGCACGGGCACCACGCTGAACCATCAGCTCCAGTCCCGCGATCAGGAAGACACCATCTACTCGAACCAGACCGACATCACGGCTGAATTCGAAACGGGCGCTCTCAGGCACACCCTCACTGGCGGCTTCGAGCTGACGCGTGAAGAGTCTGAGAACCGCGCGCGTGCGTCCACCGTGACTCCGCAGTCGGACCTCTTCCATCCGAACCCGACGCAGAATTTCACCGGTCGCATCTACCACACCGGCGCCTACTCGGCTGCTGATGTGGACTCCGCTGCCCTCTACCTCTTCGACAAGGTAGCCATCGGTGACCATTGGGAAGTCAACGGCGGCCTCCGCTGGGACTACCTCGAAACCGACTTCACCGACGGTCATGCTGACGGTGGCTCGGATCACTACAATCGTGACGACAGCCTGCTGAGCTGGCGCGCCGCCCTGGTCTACAAGCCAGCGGAAAACGGCAGCATCTACTTCGCGTACGGCACTTCGTTTAACCCCGCGACCGAACTGCTCGTGAGCAGCTCCGCCTCCGCGGTGGTGAACCAGTTCAACACCGACCCGGAAGAGAACCGCAGCTACGAAGTGGGTACGAAGTGGGATATCCTCGATGAGAAGGTCTCCTTCACGGCGGCCCTCTTCCGCACGGAGAAGACCAATGCCCGTACCGCTGACCCCGCTGACCCGACGAACTTCGAACTCTCGGGTGAGCAGGTCGTCCAGGGTGCTGAGTTCGGCATCAATGGCAATATCACCGACAGCTGGCGCGTCTTCGCGGGCTACACCTATCTCGACAGCGAGATCGAAGCCTCGGCGAACGCGGATGAAGTGGGCAACCATGTTCCCAACACGCCTGAGCACTCCTTCAACCTCTGGACGGTCTATGACCTGCCTTACGGCTTCCAGATCGGTGCAGGCGCTCAGTACGTGGGCAGCCGCTTCAACAACAACCTGAACCAGCGTGAAGCTCCGGATTACTGGACCTTCGACGCGATGCTGGGCTATCAGGTGAACGAAAACATCGCCATTCGTCTCAACGTGTACAACCTCGCCGACGAGGACTACATCGACCGCGTGGGTGGTGGTCACTTCGTCCCTGGCCCGGGCCGTTCGGCGGTGGTTTCGCTCAACGTTAAGTTCTAAGACAAAGCTGAATAATGCTGATCCGCATCCCTGACGTTCTAAACGCAGAACAAGTCGCGCACGCGCGGCAGGTGCTGGACCAGGCAGAGTGGACTGATGGCCGGGTAACCGCCGGTCATCAGTCTGCCAAGACCAAGGACAACATGCAGATTCCTGAGGGGCATCCCGCCGCGAAGGAACTGGGTGGCATGATCCTGGATGCCTTGAGCCGCAACCCCCTCTTTCTTTCTTCAGCGCTTCCGCTGAAGATCTTCCCCCCGTTGTTCAATCGCTATACCGGGGGCCAGTCCTTCGGCACGCATGTGGACAATGCCATCCGCCAGGTGCCGGGCACCCCGCTGCGCATTCGCACGGACTTGTCCGCCACGCTTTTCTTCGCAGATCCCGAAGAGTATGACGGTGGTGAACTGTGCATCGAAGACATGTATGGCGTGCAGCGCGTGAAGCTGCCGGCCGGTCACATGGTGCTCTATCCCGCGACCAGCCTGCATCACGTGACGCCTGTCACCCGTGGCGCGCGTGTTTGCTCCTTCTTCTGGCTGCAGAGCATGATCCGCGATGACATGCAGCGCTCTCTGTTGTTTGATCTCGATCTCGCCATCCAGCGTCTGAGCCGTGACCTTCCCGGCAATGACACGGTGGAGAAGACGAACGTGCAGCTCACGGGCGTATATCACAACTTGCTCCGCCAATGGGCGGAGATGTAAAAGACGAGTTCCAACCAAACATAGGCCGCTTCAGATGCATGCTCCTTGCCGGAGTTTGCATCGAGAGCGGCCTTTTCCACTCTCAAACCGTTCTCAGTTTCTCCTTCATGCTTCGCGTTCTCCGCAGTCTGTTCTTCTGGTCGCATCTCGCTGCTGGTGTTGTGGCCGGCTTGATCATCCTCGTCATGGCCGTGACGGGCGCGCTCATGACCTATGAGCGCCAGATTCTGGAATGGGCGGATGGGTATAGCGTCACAGCGACGCAGAAACCGGCGGACATCTCTTTGGAGAAGCTTCTGGGCCGCATAGGCGAGCATGCCAAGGAAGGTCCCGCGCCCTCCGGTGTGATGATTCTTTCAGAGGCGAACTCTTCCGTCGCCGTGAGCCTTGGCCGTGAGAAACAAATCTATGTGCACCCAGAAAGTGGCGATCTGCTGGGTGAGGGGAATCCAGGCCTGCGCGGCTTCTTCAAGTTCGTGCTCAGCGTGCATCGCTGGCTTGCAGCGCAAGGTGACTACAAGGACATTGGCGGCAACATCACCAAGGCCGCAAACGTCGCCTTCCTGCTGCTGATGCTCACCGGCATCTACCTCTGGTGGCCCAAGAACTGGACATGGCGCGCCATCCACATGCGCACCACCATGAACTTCAAGATTCATGGCAAGGCCCGCCATTGGAACTGGCACCACGCCCTCGGCTTCTGGGGCATCCTTCCTCTTTCCATCATCGCGCTCACCGGACTCATCATGTCCTACACGTGGGCGAACAATCTGCTCTTCACCCTGACGGGTACCGAGGCGCCTCCCCCGCGACAGGCATCTCCCGGTGGTGGCAAAGGTGGTTCGCCTCCCAAGCAACAACACCCGACCCCTGAACAATGGAAGGGCCTCGATGCCGCGTGGAAACTCGCCGCTGCCAAGC
Protein-coding regions in this window:
- a CDS encoding Fe2+-dependent dioxygenase, which gives rise to MLIRIPDVLNAEQVAHARQVLDQAEWTDGRVTAGHQSAKTKDNMQIPEGHPAAKELGGMILDALSRNPLFLSSALPLKIFPPLFNRYTGGQSFGTHVDNAIRQVPGTPLRIRTDLSATLFFADPEEYDGGELCIEDMYGVQRVKLPAGHMVLYPATSLHHVTPVTRGARVCSFFWLQSMIRDDMQRSLLFDLDLAIQRLSRDLPGNDTVEKTNVQLTGVYHNLLRQWAEM
- a CDS encoding PepSY-associated TM helix domain-containing protein → MLRVLRSLFFWSHLAAGVVAGLIILVMAVTGALMTYERQILEWADGYSVTATQKPADISLEKLLGRIGEHAKEGPAPSGVMILSEANSSVAVSLGREKQIYVHPESGDLLGEGNPGLRGFFKFVLSVHRWLAAQGDYKDIGGNITKAANVAFLLLMLTGIYLWWPKNWTWRAIHMRTTMNFKIHGKARHWNWHHALGFWGILPLSIIALTGLIMSYTWANNLLFTLTGTEAPPPRQASPGGGKGGSPPKQQHPTPEQWKGLDAAWKLAAAKLPEWESIQVKLPEKPGAPAAFTIATSHRGRPDLKSTLTVDLKTGTESAWETFSDFNTGKQLRFWARWVHTGEAGGWIGQTFAGLASLAAALLVWTGFALTWKRFFKRRA
- a CDS encoding serine/threonine-protein kinase; translation: MADRYQFVRKVAQGGFGEVYTAFDRTLKREVAIKRLLNKNDGAEEAAAEEAFQREALVLAAMQHPNIVNIFDFDRDEEGTFVVMEMLEGKTLKEALDRGALTWEDFHRLVRQTLDAIVAAHKADILHRDLKPENIFLKRTITGSWTVKVLDFGLAKLSQTPSRQTMDGKGNVFGSIYYMAPEQFRREALDVRTDIYALGCLFYQALTQRFPFEGDNMAGTMDAHLNHLVKSVELRRKDTPPAVAAWLMKMISADRKERPSTALIARKEFEDALDGKMPVPNGMVALPPSVTGSTRTSTTSSGPPPAPVARPPMTMASGRASAHSNGNGSSGGIAVAAEAPTHRNPPTQRGAPTQRGAPTASPARATSGVVTVNPRPVMSTAAVTHSEDAGAWAKYKNYVLAGVPVLLAVGFFVFIMGRGEETKAAGTPSTSTTPKPATPAAASTPSAPSSSSNSQSGWPSSLPKAVALTLPLEDQLVWRCRADTEIWHKGLSGNEDRRVPTGQGARIHVWKSIAPVLKEVWMRGYDNTPEHLPAVTVGDCNGPGTTRTRISFAGEAGLRNILDSSAALKVPGNGVAGSTGVTVAVVFRANASKKDKSIRPVLLSSSWSKDTLSIHHSHIAGQYWARVQHGETLVLPLVRPATFEKKGSPWMWSVVVAVWDAKAGKVRVAVRSPDGKITHSDEASLPTGMPMMDQLTFGYYPLPSDTKLEKDEKFDGDMTEVAVYQHALDKGNQEKVLNGLWDCYFLQR
- a CDS encoding TonB-dependent siderophore receptor — encoded protein: MKRRSSRSKSSTRRHATEGLAVTTTLLCAAGNLAAQNAAPAPTAPTNATTLPPVVVEGSQDKVYKPERVESPKIQGPLRDVPQTITVIPEAVIKEQNATSLRDVLRNVPGISIQAGEGGGGPAGDNLSIRGFNAKTDIFVDNVRDFGGYTRDPFNFQQVEVFKGPSSTNAGRGSTGGSINLVSKAAQLQPFYAADVGGGTDNYFRATLDVNQPLWTNQAPGTPLPAPVSGKGVVNVSGKGAKSVAPVAPGPETGAALRLNGLYHHADIPGRDYVEDERWGLAGSLVFGLGTDTRLTLNYFHLEQDNQPDYGIPWVPDTVTSLSKYANKAAPVPFHNYYGLTDRDYEEISTDIGTAIFEHDFSDNLRLRSLFRVGRTTRDSIISAPRFAGTGTTLNHQLQSRDQEDTIYSNQTDITAEFETGALRHTLTGGFELTREESENRARASTVTPQSDLFHPNPTQNFTGRIYHTGAYSAADVDSAALYLFDKVAIGDHWEVNGGLRWDYLETDFTDGHADGGSDHYNRDDSLLSWRAALVYKPAENGSIYFAYGTSFNPATELLVSSSASAVVNQFNTDPEENRSYEVGTKWDILDEKVSFTAALFRTEKTNARTADPADPTNFELSGEQVVQGAEFGINGNITDSWRVFAGYTYLDSEIEASANADEVGNHVPNTPEHSFNLWTVYDLPYGFQIGAGAQYVGSRFNNNLNQREAPDYWTFDAMLGYQVNENIAIRLNVYNLADEDYIDRVGGGHFVPGPGRSAVVSLNVKF